One genomic segment of Erythrolamprus reginae isolate rEryReg1 chromosome 2, rEryReg1.hap1, whole genome shotgun sequence includes these proteins:
- the RAB37 gene encoding ras-related protein Rab-37 isoform X3, with protein sequence MLLGNSGVGKTCFLVQFKDGAFLSGTFIATVGIDFRNKVVMVDDVKVKLQIWDTAGQERFRSVTHAYYRDAQALLLLYDITSKVSFDSIRAWLTEIHEYAHKDVVIMLLGNKADMNGERVIRTEDGESLAREYGVPFMETSAKTGMNVELAFLAIAKELKQRAVKQLDEPRFQIHDYIESEKRRSSCCTFL encoded by the exons ATGCTGCTTGGAAATTCAGGTGTGGGGAAGACCTGCTTCCTCGTCCAGTTCAAAGATGGAGCCTTCCTCTCTGGGACCTTCATAGCTACTGTCGGGATAGACTTCCGG AATAAAGTGGTAATGGTGGATGATGTAAAAGTGAAACTGCAG ATTTGGGACACAGCCGGTCAGGAAAGGTTCCGGAGTGTAACACACGCATACTATCGTGATGCACAAG cTCTCCTGCTCCTTTACGATATCACCAGTAAAGTCTCCTTTGACAGTATTCGG GCTTGGCTCACAGAAATCCATGAATATGCCCACAAGGATGTGGTTATTATGCTTCTGGGTAACAAG GCGGACATGAACGGCGAGCGAGTTATCAGAACAGAAGATGGGGAATCCTTAGCCAGG GAATACGGAGTGCCTTTCATGGAGACCAGTGCCAAGACTGGCATGAATGTGGAACTGGCATTTCTGGCCATTGCAAA GGAGCTCAAGCAGCGAGCTGTGAAGCAGTTGGATGAGCCCAGGTTCCAAATCCATGACTACATTGAGTCAGAGAAGAGACGGTCCAGCTGCTGTACTTTTCTCTGA